Part of the Geobacter pickeringii genome, GTTCTCCTGCCTTTACCGAGGCCGGCGCCTTGATGACCGGTGCATGTTTCTGCTCCAGCGGATTCCTTTTCGCCGGATCCTTCGCCCGGTTGATGGTGGCAAAGAGCGACTGATCGGCCTTGACCGGAAAGTACATCTCGGCCGCAGTTGCGGTGCGGGCGATCCCGACGGCGGCGGCGCCGAGGGCGGCGTGTTTCAGAAAGCTTCTTCTGTCCATTGCTCCTCCCGTGGTATCATGGAATTCTCCGGAGGGGCCCCCTCCGGACGCCCTTCAAGTGTAAATCCACCCGTTCCAAAGTCAACGCGCAGCCCCGTTCCCGCGCGCCACGGCAGAGGGCGAACATGAGAGCACGTCGTGTCAACCGCATCGGTGCGTGCGCGTTTTCTTAATAGAAGAACGTCCGCGGCCCGCGCCGGCGGACAAGTACGAGGAGAGAGTCCCTGGAGAACACCGAGGCACTGAACCGATTCCTGGCGGGAATCGAACGGCGGGCGTTCCGGATGGCCCGCTTTGCCACCGCCGACGATGACGAAGCCCTCGACCTCGTGCAGGAGGCGATGCTCGGCTTCGTCCGGAGTTATGCCCACAAGGGGGAGGAGGAGTGGTCCCCCCTGTTCTACCGCACCCTCCAGAGCCGGATCATCGACTGGCACCGGCGGATGACGGTCCGTAACCGGCTGCGCGGCTGGTTCGGCAGTGGTGGCGACGACCCGGACGACGGTCCCGACCCGCTGGAGAGGGTGGCGGACCCCCATGCCCCCGATCCGGCGCGGCAGCTGGCGAACAAGGAGCTGGGGGGGGCGATCGAGCAGGCGCTCCGGAAGCTCCCGCTGCGGCAGCGCCAGGCATTCCTGCTCCGCTCGTGGGAGGGGCTCGACGTGGCCCAGACGGCGGTGGCCATGGGGTGCACCGACGGGAGCGTCAAGACCCATTACTCGCGGGCCGTCCACACCCTGCGGCACCTTCTGAAGGAGTACCGATAATGAACCGGGACGAGCGGAACGACAGGCTGATCGAGGCGGTGAGGGCGCATCTGGAGGAGCGCGAGGCATCCCTTGACGCGCGGACGGCGGCGCGGCTGCGGGAGATGCGCTTTGCGGCGGTGGAGGAGGCCGGCCGGCGCCGGTGGTTTGCGGGAATCCCCCGCTGGGCCACGGCGGGGGGGCTCGCCACCATTGCGGTGGCGGTCGTCGCCACCAGCCTCTGGCTTGCCGATGTCCGCCGGGAGAAGGCCGTCGCCGGCATCGACGACATGGAGATCATCACGACCCAGGAGCATATCCAGCTCTATGAAGATCTCGACTTCTACCGCTGGCTGGCGGAGCAGGACCGGAAGGGGTAGGGGCGGTCGGGTGACAGGGGAAGAATGGGCGCCGCGACGGAGCAGGAGAGGACGGAAGGGGGAAGGCGAATGACGAGAAGACGACTGCTGATGGCGATCCTGTGGCTGGCTGCGGTCGCTCCTCCGGCGTGGGGCGAGGCGGTCGCGACACCGTGGGAGCGCCTCGCTCCCGAGGAGCAGACGGTCCTGCAGCCGATGCGCGAGCGGTGGAACACCCTCCCCCCCGAGCGCCAGGAACGGTTCCGCCGCGGAGCGGAGCGCTGGCGTACCATGACCCCCGACGAACAGAAGGAAGCCCGGGAGCGGTTCCGGCGGTGGCGGGAGCTCCCCCCCGAGCAACGGGAGCAGGTCCGCCGCCGCTTCAAGGAGTTCCGTGGTCTCCCCCCCGAGGAGCAGGAGCGGATCAAGCGGAGCTACCGGTGGTTCCACGAGCTTCCCCCCGGCGAGCGCCAGGCCCTGCGGGAAAAGTGGCGCGGCATGAGCCGGGAGCAGCGCCGCGACCTGCGCGAGCGCTGGCAGACCATGACCCCTCAGGAAAAGAAAGATTTTCTCGATCGGAAGTGAGCGGCGCCGGGAACGGTCACCGTTGGCAGCGGGGGCAGTAGACCGTGCTCCGGTTGCCGAGCCGGATCTCCTCCAGGGCACCGCCGCAGCGGGTGCAGTCACCCGTCCCCCGTCCGTAGACCGCAAAATCCAGCGGATGGTAGGCGACCGTATGTTCCGCCACCCGGTAGGTGCTCCCCTGGTCGATCGACCCCTGAAGCACCTCCCGGACCGCAAGGACCAGCCGCCCGCATTCGGAGTGGCTGAGGGAGGAAGAGGGGCGGTCGGGACGGATGCCGGCGCGGAAAAGGGCCTCGTTGGCGTAGATATTGCCGACCCCGGCCACAATCGCCGCGTTCATGAGCAGCTGCTTCACCGCGACCCGGCGTCCCCGGCTCGCATCGTAGAGATAGGCGCCGTCAAAGGCCGTCGTCAGCGGTTCCGGGCCGATCCCGGCCAGAAGCGGATGCGTTGCCGGCGTATCCGTGGTCCAGGCCACGGTGCCGAACTTCCGCGGGTCGTGGAAGCGGAGCACCGCGCCATCGGCAAAGGCGATGTCGAGGTGATCGTGTTTGCCGGGGGGCGGCGTCCCGGGAAGGAGCCGGAGAAAGCCGGTCATCCCCAGATGGATGATGAGCCATCCCGCCTCACACTCCAGCAGCAGATACTTTCCCCGCCGCTCCACCGACCGGACCGTCCGCCCTGGCAGGGAGTCGTGCAGCTCCCGGGGGATCGGAAAACGGAGCTTCGGCGTCCGGACCACCACCCGTTCGATCCTTTTCCCCACCAGCTCCCGCTCCAGCCGCCGCCGGGTCAGTTCAACCTCGGGAAGTTCCGGCACATTTTCCTCCTGAAACCAGCTTGATTATTGACAAAAGAGAAGAAAACTCTATTTTGAGATAGTAAAGCTGGAATTATGGGGACACCATACTTAACTTTTTTCTCCTTTTGGCCCTGGCTTCCCACGCTTTAATGGGCGATCAAGAACCATTTCCAATTGTTCGACAAAGACTTCAGAGCCGAGCGGCCTGCCGGTTCGCTCATGCTTCCGGATGTCGTCTGCCTGCCCGTCGTCTCCCTTTTCAGACAGAAACAGCCGCCAGTCGCCAGCTATCTCCAAGAGCGGTGCCACGGTGACCAGTTCATCGTCAGTCGCGGCAAGGTGTGCTCGCGCACTGCTCCACGGCCAGGCGGCGGCTCCTTCGGCCAAGCCGGCGACTACAGGGTTCATTTCCACGTAACGGGCAGCAGCCAGCAGATAGGTTTCATCCATGGGGAATGAAGCAAAGCGGCCTTGCCACAGGTGTCCCCGCCAGTTTTCCCGAAAATTAACCATTCGACTGTAGCGCCGATGCGCTTCGCCGATACCTCGCCGTAGCGCGTCTTCACTCTCCGGTACGGCAATCAGGTGTACATGGTTTGGCATAAGGCAATAGGCCCAGATCGCCACCGAGCATTTTCTGCACCACTCTGATAGCAGGGAGATATAGGCACGGTAATCATCATCACCGAAGAAGGTTTGCATCCTTCGGTTGCCTCGTTGGGTTACGTGGTGAGGAATACCTGCGGCAATAACGCGAGCAATTCTGGCCATGTGTGGAAGCTAATTGAAGCGTGCGTACAAGTCAAGTGGCAATTAAGTATGGTGTCCCCGTAATTTCACCACCTCGTGTGGTGCGCCCGATGGTTATATCACGAAAGGGGAAATGTAGATGATAGAGATTAAAAAGAGCGCGACGGCAGACACTCGAACTTGTGACTGGTCGAAGGTGACAAAAGAGCAACTTCTGGAAAGCAGCAGGCAACATATTGGCGACGTTGAAAAAGGCATCGGCTTTCTGGTCGGAAAGATGTGCGAATCTGCTGCCCTCCACGACCACGACAAGATCAGCGACATTGACGGCTTCCACAGGGATTTTCAGACCGGATTCAAGCAGACGGAATGGTGGGACAAGCATCGGACAATCAACCGCCACCATCTGCTGCAAGCCGATGGCGTCCCGGCGGACGTGAACCTCATTGACGTGCTGGATATGATCGTTGATTGCGTCATGGCTGGCATGGGGCGAAGTGGTAGCGTCTACCCCCTGGATGTTTCGCCGGAAGTGCTTATGCATGCATTCCAGAATACGGTTGAACTGCTGAAATCACAGGTGCAAGTGATCGAGTGATATAACGCCATAAGCCTGACCGGCATGGTTTTGGGCCGGTCTTGGCGCTTGTTATGCTTTATCCCTTTTCTCAATGGCTTCAATTGCGCCTTCAGGGAGAGTGGCATATAAGCTTTCAATTTCCTTTGGCCTAGTTATTCTGTCCTGCACTACAATATTTATGAGCCGAAACAAAGTAGTTGCTATTTCTGGTGTGTCTTGCAAATCTATTTCGCCTGGATGCACTGCATTATTTCCAACAACTCGACAGATATCGAGTGATCTTTGAATTAGAGATGGTAGTCCTGCTTTTACCAATTCACCTATGTCATTGTTAATATTTTTCCCTGGTTGTCCCAAATGGATCATTAATTTTTGAATACAAAGCCGCAGAAGAGCAGCAGCACCGCGAGGTGATAAATTTACAATTTCTCTTGCTTCAAGATAATCAGTTTTGCAGTCTTCTGGCATATCTGGATTTGGAAACTCAACCGTACCCGATGACGGAACAATCATCTTGTCATCATACCAATATGCTAGTTCTTTGCAGTGGCTGCACTTCGAAACATCTATTCGTGTCGCATAGCCTTGGTTCCAGAGAGAGAAGTAGCAATCTGCCCAGTCTTGTCTTGCATATACTCCGCATAGTGGGCAATGGAACTGCCCTTCCTTGTATACTGGCGGGTAATATTTCATTTTTTCTCTCCTTTTCAAGCATAACGTCATAAGGCTGACCAGCCAGCCCGTTTTTTCGGGCGGACTGGTCGTGCCGCAAGTTGGACGGTAATTTACTTTAACATCTCACCTCAAAAAAATTAAAAATTAGGTATCTGATATAGCGTTGACTGTGCAATGCTTCCTTTGTACCCACATAACTCTCTAAAATACTTGGTTAATGCCTTTACTCTTTGCTCTGTTGCTCTTGGGTCAATTACAATTGATTTAATTGCTGTGTGAGGATCGATATCGAACGGCAGCACTTCGACCCTAGGGCCGATGTTATATGTTAGATGGATAATTCTAATCTCTTTTTCGTGGCTGAATGCATTTCTCTTTAACAACATTATTTTTGCTACATCTTGAGTCTCAAGTTTTGTTTCTATGCGCGACTTTAACGCTTTAGCTTCATTTGTTATTTTGTTTGTTGAAAAATAATTTACTGATCCTATATATGTCCTGCCTACTGCTAAAGCCGGCGCAGTAGATATAGCATTTGCAAGGAGTAATGGGCTGGTTTTGATACGAATACCAAGCTGATTAGGAGAATAGATTTTCCAAAGAGCATCAGAGATACCAACTTTTGAAAAACAAAGTCCGTACATTCGTCCTTTTTGGTATCGAAGATTTCCCTCATCAGGAAATATTTTCTCCATAAGATACTTCTCAAATGGATCTTCCCATTTACTAGGGCTCAACAAAGCAAATTTTTGGGTTTCAAACCATTCAGCGAGATGATCAAAGCTAAGAATACGGTAAATATCCTTACTCTCTAAGTCATCTGGAAGAAGGCTGGTAACTCCTACGATATCCACATTGACTCCTTGTTATTTCAGTGTTTTATTTGAGCTTGTCCAACTCGTAAATCACCCGTTAGGGTGTGCTGTCTACAAATATATAGAACCATATACACGTGCATGGAAGCATCTATATCTATATGGGGCTCGGCTATATAGATTTATATGGGAAGCTCGTTTGCCCAGTTATCCAAAACCATCTACATCTATATACTTTTCCAGCTGAGTACCGACTATGTTGCCGTAGGTGACAAACCATAGCTTTCTTTCTGGGTTCCAACGTCCACCTACTGCTTTTACCTTGTTGCGGATCGCCACTTCCGTGGCTTTGATCCGTAACGGCACCAGTGTGTCGTTTGTGAAACGGGGTGCCGGTGGGGTCCAGTCACTCCGTTCAACAATGAGTTCCACGGTCTTCAGGCGCTGTTTCGTTTCCGGATCATAACGAAACCTCACGCATACCAAGGCGTCGCCGTATTTCTTCACCAGTGACTTTGTGCCGTGCTGGCCGGGTTTCAGGGTCAAACGTGTTTTCATTGGTCACTCGCATCGAAAATTTGTCGCCAACTATACGCAGCATTTGATAAAACACAAATTAAAAACTTGTGAGGAATGGGATGATTTTGCTGCCGCACCATCTGTTCAGACAATACCGTTCATTCTGCGACATCCGCGGAATCAGAGACAGTGATTTTGCCGATTATCTGAAATGGCTACGTTATTTTCTAGACTTCTGCGAAAAATATCATGTTGCGGGAAGCGAGCCGGATAGAATCGATCTTTTTCTGAATAAGTTGCAGCAAAAAGGGCAGGTTGAGCAGAAGCGGCAACAAGCCAGGGAGGCGGTATCCTTGTATTTTGCAATGCTGAAAGTTAGTGCGAGTGCTACGTTGCCGGCGTCCTCGGCCCCATCCGCGCAACCGATGGCGCGGCAGCAAGAAGGTACGGGTGGAGTGCAGCCCGACACTTTTTCTGTTTCTCCGCGGCATTCTCTCTATAACGTAGCCGGCTACCAGGCCAATTACGACATCCGCACCATCCAGACCAAGCTGGGGCATTCGAGCCTCAAGACGACGATGATCTACACCCACTGCGTCCCGGTCAGGACGGTGAAGGAAGCGAGGAGCCCGCTGGATATCTGAAGAGAAGGGGGGCGATGCTTCGCCATCGCGCAATTTCCCGTTGCCTGCTATACTTCCCCCCATGGCCCACGATACCATTTCCATCAGAAACGCCCGCCAGAACAACCTCAAGAATCTCGATCTCGACCTTCCCCTGGGTGAGCTGATCGTCGTCACCGGCGTCTCCGGCTCGGGGAAGTCATCCCTTGCCTTTGATACGGTCTACGCCGAAGGGCAGCGCCGCTACGTGGAGACCTTCTCCCCCTATGCCCGCCAGTTCCTGGAGCGGATGGACCGGCCGGCCGTGGACCGGATCGACGGGATCCCTCCGGCCATCGCCATCGACCAGACCAACCCGGTCCGGACCTCCCGCTCCACCGTGGGGACCATGACGGAGCTGAACGACCACCTGAAGCTCCTCTTCGCCCGGGCCGCGCGGCTCTTCTGCCGGGGGTGCGGCCGGCCGGTGCGGCGCGACACGCCGGAGAGCATTGTCGATGAGCTGCTGCCGCGAACCCCTCACCCGGCCTTCGGCCCCCCTCTCCCGGAGGGAGAGGGTAAAAATGTCTCCCTCTCCTCCTCTGTCCTCGTCACCTTCCCGGTGCCGGTCCCGGCCAATTTCTCCGCCGACGAGGTGAAGGGGTTCCTGGCCGGCCAGGGGTACACCCGCATCCACCGGGAGGGGGACGGCATCCTGGAGGTGATCCAGGACCGCACCCGCCTGGCGCCGGAGAACCGCTCCCGCCTCGTGGAGGGGATGGAGGCGGCGTTGCGGGTCGGCCACGGGCGGGTGTTCGTCTACCCCCTCGGCGGCGACGGCGTGCCGGGGGAGCCGTGGCGCTTCTCCAGCGACCTCCACTGCCCCGACTGCGACCTCTCCTACCACGACCCGGCCCCCCATCTCTTCTCCTTCAACTCGCCGGTGGGGGCCTGCGCCACCTGCCGGGGATTCGGGCGGGTGATCGGCATCGACCACGGCCTGGTGATCCCGGACGAGTCCCGGACCCTGGCCGGCGGCGCGGTGAAGCCGTGGCAGACCGAGAGCTACCGGGAGTGCCAGGACGACATGATGACCTTCGCGGCCAAGCGGGGGATTCCCGTCGACGTGCCGTGGCGGGAGCTGACGGAGGAGCAGCGCCACTGGGTGCTGGAGGGGGAGGGTTCCTGGGAGGACGGGCTCTGGTACGGGGTGCGGCGCTTCTTCGACTGGCTCGAAACCAAGAGCTACAAGATGCATATCCGGGTCCTCCTCTCCAAGTACCGGGCCTATACCCTCTGCCCCGCCTGCCGGGGGGCGCGGCTCAGCCCCGATGCGCTCCTGTGGCGGCTCGGGACGAAGGAGGAGGCCGACCGGGTGCTTGCCCCGGAACTTCGGTTCCGCCCCGAGGGGATGGCGCTGGATGACGACCTGCTCCGCAACCTCCCCGGCCTCACCATCCACGACGTGATGCTCCTCCCCCTGGAGCGCTGCGCCGAATTCTTTGGCACCCTGGCGCTGCCGGCCCCCCTGGACGAGGCAGCGGAACTGCTGCTGCGGGAGATCCGCGCCCGCCTCGGCTACCTGGGGGCGGTGGGGCTCGGGTATCTCACCCTCGACCGCCAGTCCCGCACCCTCTCCGGGGGCGAGGTCCAGCGGATCAACCTGACCACGGCCCTGGGCACCTCCCTGGTCAACACCCTCTTCGTGCTGGACGAGCCCTCCATCGGCCTCCATCCCCGGGACATGGGGCGAGTGGTCGGCGTGCTGCGGCAGCTGCGGGACGCCGGGAACACACTGCTGGTGGTGGAGCACGATCCCCAGGTGATGCTCGCCGCCGACCGGCTCCTCGATCTCGGCCCCGGACCGGGGGAACGGGGAGGTGAGGTGGTTTTCTTCGGCACGCCGGGAGGGATTTTGCAGGAAAAGCGGTCCCTGACGGGGGAGTATCTGGCGGGGAAACGGCGGGTTGCCCCTCACCCGGCCTTCGGCCACCCTCTCCCGGAGGGCGAGGGTTATTCAAGCCCCCTCTCCCCACGGGAGAGGGCTGGGGTGAGGGGGGATGCCGGAGATGTGGAAATCCTCGGCGCCGCCGCCCACAACCTTACGGGGATCGACGTCAGCATCCCGCTCAATCGCCTCGTCTGCATCACCGGCGTCTCCGGCTCGGGCAAGTCGACCCTGGTCCAGGATGTGCTCCACCGGGGGCTCCTGAAGCTGAAGGGGAAGCCGACGGAGCCGCCGGGGACCCACACCGCCATCAATGGGGCGGAGTTGATCGGCGAGGTTGTTTTGGTCGATCAGTCCCCCATCGGCAAGACGACCCGCTCCAACCCGGCCAGCTACGTGGGGGCCTTCGACGCCATCCGCAAGCTCTTTGCCGCGGAACCGTTGGCAAAGGAGCGTGGGTACACCACCGGCACCTTCAGCTTCAACGCCGGCACCGGGCGCTGCCCCGCCTGCGGCGGCAACGGCTTCGAGCACGTGGAGATGCA contains:
- a CDS encoding RNA polymerase sigma factor, whose product is MENTEALNRFLAGIERRAFRMARFATADDDEALDLVQEAMLGFVRSYAHKGEEEWSPLFYRTLQSRIIDWHRRMTVRNRLRGWFGSGGDDPDDGPDPLERVADPHAPDPARQLANKELGGAIEQALRKLPLRQRQAFLLRSWEGLDVAQTAVAMGCTDGSVKTHYSRAVHTLRHLLKEYR
- a CDS encoding DUF3106 domain-containing protein; amino-acid sequence: MTRRRLLMAILWLAAVAPPAWGEAVATPWERLAPEEQTVLQPMRERWNTLPPERQERFRRGAERWRTMTPDEQKEARERFRRWRELPPEQREQVRRRFKEFRGLPPEEQERIKRSYRWFHELPPGERQALREKWRGMSREQRRDLRERWQTMTPQEKKDFLDRK
- the mutM gene encoding bifunctional DNA-formamidopyrimidine glycosylase/DNA-(apurinic or apyrimidinic site) lyase, with translation MPELPEVELTRRRLERELVGKRIERVVVRTPKLRFPIPRELHDSLPGRTVRSVERRGKYLLLECEAGWLIIHLGMTGFLRLLPGTPPPGKHDHLDIAFADGAVLRFHDPRKFGTVAWTTDTPATHPLLAGIGPEPLTTAFDGAYLYDASRGRRVAVKQLLMNAAIVAGVGNIYANEALFRAGIRPDRPSSSLSHSECGRLVLAVREVLQGSIDQGSTYRVAEHTVAYHPLDFAVYGRGTGDCTRCGGALEEIRLGNRSTVYCPRCQR
- a CDS encoding transposase — encoded protein: MARIARVIAAGIPHHVTQRGNRRMQTFFGDDDYRAYISLLSEWCRKCSVAIWAYCLMPNHVHLIAVPESEDALRRGIGEAHRRYSRMVNFRENWRGHLWQGRFASFPMDETYLLAAARYVEMNPVVAGLAEGAAAWPWSSARAHLAATDDELVTVAPLLEIAGDWRLFLSEKGDDGQADDIRKHERTGRPLGSEVFVEQLEMVLDRPLKRGKPGPKGEKS
- a CDS encoding DUF4145 domain-containing protein, producing MKYYPPVYKEGQFHCPLCGVYARQDWADCYFSLWNQGYATRIDVSKCSHCKELAYWYDDKMIVPSSGTVEFPNPDMPEDCKTDYLEAREIVNLSPRGAAALLRLCIQKLMIHLGQPGKNINNDIGELVKAGLPSLIQRSLDICRVVGNNAVHPGEIDLQDTPEIATTLFRLINIVVQDRITRPKEIESLYATLPEGAIEAIEKRDKA
- a CDS encoding DUF2971 domain-containing protein, giving the protein MDIVGVTSLLPDDLESKDIYRILSFDHLAEWFETQKFALLSPSKWEDPFEKYLMEKIFPDEGNLRYQKGRMYGLCFSKVGISDALWKIYSPNQLGIRIKTSPLLLANAISTAPALAVGRTYIGSVNYFSTNKITNEAKALKSRIETKLETQDVAKIMLLKRNAFSHEKEIRIIHLTYNIGPRVEVLPFDIDPHTAIKSIVIDPRATEQRVKALTKYFRELCGYKGSIAQSTLYQIPNF
- a CDS encoding phage integrase N-terminal SAM-like domain-containing protein, whose amino-acid sequence is MILLPHHLFRQYRSFCDIRGIRDSDFADYLKWLRYFLDFCEKYHVAGSEPDRIDLFLNKLQQKGQVEQKRQQAREAVSLYFAMLKVSASATLPASSAPSAQPMARQQEGTGGVQPDTFSVSPRHSLYNVAGYQANYDIRTIQTKLGHSSLKTTMIYTHCVPVRTVKEARSPLDI